Proteins from one Desulfocurvus vexinensis DSM 17965 genomic window:
- a CDS encoding extracellular solute-binding protein, whose protein sequence is MTKRIAALLLLAALVAVPSAWAGAGKTLTIYNWTDYMPQSVLDEFSAETGIKVVYSTYESNEAMFTKLKLMGGKGYDLVVPSTYFVSLMREQGLLAEIDPTALSNFANLDPSVLNKPFDPDNRYSIPYMWGSTGLMVNTRQVAPGTVAAWADLKRPELAGRIVMSSDLRDGLGLALKVLGHSMNTREEAEIKAAYEWLLELKPAVRVFTSDGAKQVFAGEEAVAGLIFNGDASQIREEMPELEYVYPREGAMLWMDSLCIPAGAENKEGALLFIDFLLRPEIAARIAEEFRYTTPNKAAFALLPEELQNDPIVSPRPEDLVNSEFQTGVGEALPIYEKYWEMLKVATE, encoded by the coding sequence ATGACCAAGCGCATCGCAGCCCTGCTGCTCCTGGCGGCCCTGGTGGCCGTCCCCTCGGCCTGGGCCGGGGCGGGCAAGACCCTGACCATCTACAACTGGACCGACTACATGCCCCAGAGCGTGCTCGACGAGTTCAGCGCCGAGACGGGCATCAAGGTCGTCTATTCCACCTACGAGTCCAACGAGGCCATGTTCACCAAGCTGAAGCTCATGGGCGGCAAGGGCTACGACCTGGTGGTGCCCTCCACCTACTTCGTGAGCCTGATGCGCGAACAGGGCCTGCTGGCCGAGATCGACCCCACGGCCCTCTCCAATTTCGCCAACCTGGACCCCTCGGTGCTCAACAAGCCCTTCGACCCCGACAACCGCTACTCCATCCCCTACATGTGGGGTTCCACGGGGCTCATGGTCAACACCAGGCAGGTCGCCCCCGGCACCGTGGCCGCCTGGGCGGACCTCAAGCGCCCCGAGCTGGCCGGACGCATCGTCATGTCCAGCGACCTGCGCGACGGCCTGGGCCTGGCCCTCAAGGTGCTCGGGCACTCCATGAACACCCGCGAGGAGGCCGAGATCAAGGCCGCCTACGAATGGCTGCTGGAGCTCAAGCCCGCCGTGCGCGTGTTCACCAGCGACGGCGCCAAGCAGGTCTTCGCGGGCGAAGAGGCCGTGGCCGGGCTGATCTTCAACGGCGACGCCAGCCAGATCCGCGAGGAAATGCCCGAGCTGGAATACGTCTACCCCCGCGAGGGCGCCATGCTGTGGATGGACAGCCTGTGCATCCCGGCGGGCGCGGAAAACAAGGAAGGCGCGCTGCTGTTCATCGACTTCCTGCTGCGCCCGGAAATCGCCGCGCGCATCGCCGAGGAGTTCCGCTACACCACGCCCAACAAGGCCGCCTTCGCCCTGCTGCCCGAAGAGCTGCAAAACGACCCCATCGTCTCCCCGCGCCCCGAAGACCTCGTCAACAGCGAGTTCCAGACCGGCGTGGGCGAGGCCCTGCCCATCTACGAAAAGTACTGGGAAATGCTCAAGGTCGCGACGGAGTAA
- the potC gene encoding spermidine/putrescine ABC transporter permease PotC, translating to MTRKLRLAWMVLVFAFLYLPILVVIVYSFNDATYSTAWRGFTWKWYERLAANGPLMDAALRTLVVAVVSATAATVLGTLAALALNRYRFTGRKVLLGSILVLTVSPDIVMGISLLIFFVVLGASLGFGTLLVSHITLCLPFVTLTVLARLASFDENLVEAARDLGASEWRAFRDVILPLTLPAVGAGWLLSFTLSMDDVLISFFVTGPSYEILPLKIYSMVRLGVKPDINALSAIMFTLTVACVLLAHAMTRTRRQ from the coding sequence ATGACCCGCAAGCTGCGCCTGGCGTGGATGGTCCTGGTCTTCGCCTTCCTGTACCTGCCGATCCTGGTGGTCATCGTCTATTCCTTCAACGACGCCACCTACTCCACGGCCTGGCGCGGGTTCACCTGGAAATGGTACGAGCGCCTGGCGGCCAACGGCCCGCTCATGGACGCCGCCCTGCGCACCCTGGTGGTGGCCGTGGTCTCCGCCACGGCGGCCACGGTGCTGGGCACCCTGGCGGCCCTGGCGCTCAACCGCTACCGCTTCACCGGGCGCAAGGTGCTGCTGGGCAGCATCCTGGTGCTCACCGTCTCGCCGGACATCGTCATGGGCATCTCGCTGCTCATCTTCTTCGTGGTCTTGGGCGCGAGCCTGGGCTTCGGCACGCTGCTGGTGTCGCACATCACCCTGTGCCTGCCCTTCGTGACCCTCACGGTGCTGGCGCGCCTGGCGTCCTTCGACGAGAACCTCGTGGAGGCCGCGCGCGACCTGGGCGCCTCCGAGTGGCGGGCCTTTCGCGACGTCATCCTGCCGCTGACCCTGCCCGCCGTGGGCGCGGGCTGGCTGCTGAGCTTCACCCTGTCCATGGACGACGTGCTCATCAGCTTCTTCGTCACCGGCCCGAGCTACGAAATCCTGCCGCTGAAAATCTACTCCATGGTACGCCTGGGCGTGAAGCCGGACATCAACGCCCTGTCGGCCATCATGTTCACCCTGACCGTGGCCTGCGTCCTGCTGGCCCACGCCATGACCCGCACAAGGAGGCAATAA
- a CDS encoding ABC transporter permease subunit, with product MHDGALFRRFCILGVAAWLIVFALAPNAGLLVVSFLTRHPEDFVAPGLTLDAYTRLMDPTFAAIFWESVRLAALATLVCLLAGYPFAYALARAGRRARPWLLLMVVIPFWTNSLIRTYAVIIILKSRGVLSNLLEALGLTSGPVSLLYTDTAMFIGFTYTLLPFMILPLFAAIEKLDRNLLDAARDLGAGSLRAFWNVTLPLTMPGILAGSMLVFLPALGMFYIPELLGGGKSMLIGNFIKNQMLLARDWPLGAAASTVLTVALAVMIVLWRVAARRAREDEADDLLAEGAP from the coding sequence ATGCATGACGGCGCGCTGTTCCGGCGCTTCTGCATCCTGGGCGTGGCCGCGTGGCTGATCGTCTTCGCCCTGGCGCCCAACGCGGGGCTCTTGGTGGTCTCGTTCCTCACGCGCCACCCCGAGGACTTCGTCGCCCCCGGCCTGACCCTGGACGCCTACACCCGGCTCATGGACCCGACCTTCGCGGCCATCTTCTGGGAGTCGGTGCGCCTGGCGGCCCTGGCGACCCTGGTCTGCCTGCTGGCGGGCTACCCCTTCGCCTACGCCCTGGCCCGCGCCGGGCGCCGGGCCCGGCCCTGGCTGCTGCTCATGGTCGTCATCCCCTTCTGGACCAACTCGCTCATCCGCACCTACGCGGTGATCATCATCCTCAAATCGCGCGGGGTGCTCTCCAACCTGCTCGAAGCCCTGGGCCTGACCAGCGGGCCGGTGTCGCTGCTGTACACCGACACCGCCATGTTCATCGGCTTCACCTACACCCTGTTGCCGTTCATGATCCTGCCGCTGTTCGCGGCCATCGAAAAGCTGGACCGCAACCTGCTCGACGCCGCGCGCGACCTGGGCGCGGGCAGCCTGCGCGCCTTCTGGAACGTGACCCTGCCCCTGACCATGCCCGGCATCCTGGCTGGCAGCATGCTCGTGTTCCTGCCCGCCCTGGGCATGTTCTACATCCCCGAGCTGCTGGGCGGCGGCAAGTCCATGCTCATCGGCAACTTCATCAAGAACCAGATGCTGCTCGCGCGCGACTGGCCCCTGGGCGCCGCAGCCAGCACGGTGCTCACCGTGGCCCTGGCGGTGATGATCGTGCTGTGGCGGGTGGCCGCGCGCCGCGCCCGCGAGGACGAGGCCGACGACCTGCTGGCCGAGGGGGCGCCATGA